The following coding sequences are from one Scylla paramamosain isolate STU-SP2022 chromosome 21, ASM3559412v1, whole genome shotgun sequence window:
- the LOC135110966 gene encoding myb-like protein X isoform X11: MVSAHNWRLACIACPSLPVLYALTSSDLETDATLLITDNRAYGWPPKGSGIREPSKSESPGSERQWQGDSWRRPNRWDQSPQTPTQQSMPSTPQPVQSAEPQANLVREPPVNSTMSVHAGDGDTLTGNESPVASQPQHKSTLTWTPVQPATDSKQQQQANTNPPAKMSATVLRKRSADPPLAPQNECVTRVSQGQTDQGENREVRQPQQIRTRKIDTEPQNDRNSTDNNTKNKQEATDARPPIKRWRSRDETNPVKPRDDLTDRKNIFQRENSRDEERFRQEREKREELRNKRDELRRREQTEREKREELRKTEQEKEQENRSSIDDIRKRHEREREELRRLQEERDRQEAQMRQKSERDKIVNQQMNEKAEKDKQTGLNNQNKPLLRKTSRPEPEEVLRKTSRPEPEVLRKTSQLEPEQLLRKTSRPEPEEVLRKTSKPEPEVLRKTSRPEPEERVRKTSHPEPERMLKKTSRPEPEEVLRKTSRPEPEGLRKTSKPEPEGLLRKTSKIEPEEVLRKTSKLEPEGLLRKTSRPEPEGTLRKISKPESEGAQRKTSQPEPERVLRKTSGQETSEAPRKTSNQEPDKMCRKTSTEQMLKRSSKQEPEELLGKTSKQESDNEEPECLQDRVSRFGVQLRSRKQSNPPPPPKGPLPSESEEDLALMNDKNKLSNIKNKWESKIQNENEQRDRRRSLTQKPNKMENETSRKESMIENKPESRVETNETEKKPIKNSQTAPGKQLTQDQKDTQSKEGLQGKKDPSNKLVMHPTDQKERASEKPKDKDEKDSTEKVKQGLFFQDIKLKKAKTNIPEKTRPENKNFLEEVKLRKVETKPRPVHRVNSVVEFSDDEDDFLEERSEESDTESESEDSEEETDEDEETSEEESEEEEEEEEEEEKQTKIDNKAKKTETPQPTPQTNTPFEEVPRWEEPLTEEEEPELIWDQSTEDIISQSNNTLESPVPWWEQPQDAGSNNALESPVPWWEQPQDAGSNNTLESPVPWWEQPQDAGSNNALESPVPWWEQPQDAREWSPGSPVFKKDVFESMKVQSQPPPPPPPPSSKKQKDEGSGPPPPPPMPGLPPPPPPQPGSHPKRPTSAVKKQKLDQLKKAARSRPDWNGLLRDIESGIKLRRLPSCDKMDRSTPMLPNSRGKGGKFVYESEKPMAHNQLLHEIHRGVKLRKVKTNDRSKPCFKALGVKKLRRQLTMENINKLESIPSSSDEEEDIDKMRDDLQATKGQLEDEIKNRKKLERESKIYKIDIAALQAEVKRLKRQLRSAGINDPKPMTNGEADEIVPKLEKSMSKLRMHEDEVLDFSELDTLETEINNLKGQVDSYKKQAEDYTNKYNEVNQKLIVAENSASEWELRSNYYEKKFKALQKEHCIELPDIEIVGVQTDPIDFTPPPPSSPTEDDDRIPFPMPSKSGSRRSFASSVHKMESFKEEEEDDEDDDEEEEETEEESEESEEETEEEDEEKAAEKRAQNAARRLERDIKLMTNKLNNIKSKEERTREERKTIRDRMIKCCHDMKAEREMYFKTKRELDEMASAFKASDDEDDSSEDEDDSDDSDDSDEEEVPRKKEEGEEWWLDDTTKKPIKLKKKKKKKLDANGEEEKDSEQLPDIQEPVWSESEQEESEVDDEKNDSEKRLTKLKTRTQKHEQKHATLRKDVSALKTKLEHSEELLAAEKRRRQRLDEELHIMLAELS; encoded by the exons GCCTCCTAAAGGATCAGGAATTCGAGAGCCTTCAAAATCTGAAAGTCCTGGTTCTGAGCGTCAGTGGCAAGGAGACTCTTGGAGGCGACCCAATCGCTGGGACCAGTCACCACAAACTCCGACACAGCAGTCCATGCCTTCCACACCACAACCTGTCCAGTCTGCAGAGCCACAAGCAAATCTTGTCAGG GAGCCTCCAGTCAACAGCACTATGTCAGTGCATGCAGGTGATGGTGACACCTTGACTGGG AATGAAAGTCCTGTAGCTTCACAACCTCAACACAAATCAACTTTA ACCTGGACTCCAGTTCAGCCAGCAACAGACAGCAAACAACAGCAA CAAGCAAACACAAATCCTCCAGCAAAAATGTCAGCTACAGTGCTCAGAAAAAGGAGTGCTGACCCACCACTTGCCCCACAGAATGAATGTGTAACTAGGGTCAGCCAAGGTCAGACAGACCAGGGAGAGAACAGGGAAGTAAGGCAGCCACAGCAGATAAGAACACGGAAAATAGACACTGAACCTCAGAATGACAGAAACTCTACAGATAATAATACAAAGAACAAGCAGGAAGCTACTGATGCACGTCCACCCATAAAAAGATGGAGGAGCAGGGATGAAACAAATCCTGTGAAACCCAGGGATGATTtaacagacagaaaaaatatatttcagaGGGAAAACAGCAGAGATGAAGAGCGTTtcagacaagaaagagaaaaaagggaagagctgagaaataaaagagatgaacttaggagaagagaacaaactgaaagagaaaagagagaggaactaCGAAAGACGGAAcaggaaaaagaacaggaaaacagaAGTTCAATAGATGATATACGCAAaagacatgaaagagagagagaagaactgaGGCGATTacaggaggaaagagacagacaggaagcaCAAATGAGACAGAAATCAGAAAGAGACAAGATAGTCAATCagcaaatgaatgaaaaggCTGAGAAAGATAAGCAAACAGGACTAAATAATCAGAATAAACCACTTTTAAGAAAGACTAGTAGACCTGAGCCTGAAGAAGTGTTGAGGAAGACCAGTCGACCTGAGCCTGAAGTACTGAGAAAGACAAGTCAGCTGGAACCTGAACAACTGTTACGGAAGACCAGTCGTCCTGAGCCTGAAGAGGTGTTGAGAAAGACTAGTAAACCTGAGCCTGAAGTACTGAGAAAGACCAGTCGACCTGAGCctgaagaaagagtgagaaaaacaaGTCATCCAGAGCCTGAACGAATGCTTAAGAAAACCAGTCGACCTGAGCCTGAAGAAGTGCTGAGAAAAACCAGTAGACCAGAGCCTGAAGGACTCAGGAAGACCAGTAAACCAGAGCCTGAAGGATTACTGAGAAAAACTAGCAAAATTGAGCCTGAAGAAGTGTTGAGAAAGACCAGTAAATTAGAGCCAGAGGGACTACTGAGAAAAACTAGTCGGCCAGAACCGGAAGGAACACTGAGGAAAATTAGTAAACCAGAGTCTGAAGGGGCACAAAGAAAGACTAGCCAACCTGAACCTGAAAGAGTATTGCGAAAAACAAGTGGTCAAGAAACTTCAGAAGCTCCCAGGAAGACAAGTAATCAAGAACCTGATAAAATGTGCAGAAAAACTAGCACTGAGCAAATGCTAAAAAGGAGCAGTAAACAAGAGCCTGAAGAATTACTGGGGAAAACTAGTAAACAAGAGAGTGATAATGAAGAGCCAGAATGCTTGCAGGACAGAGTAAGTAGGTTTGGTGTACAGCTAAGATCCAGGAAGCAGtcaaatccaccaccaccacctaaagGACCTCTTCCCTCTGAAAGTGAAGAAGACTTGGCTCTCATGAATGACAAGAATAAGTTGTCTAATATCAAAAATAAATGGgagtcaaaaatacaaaatgaaaatgaacagAGAGATAGAAGGCGAAGTTTGACCCAAAAACCtaataaaatggaaaatgaaacaaGTAGGAAGGAGTCCATGATTGAAAACAAACCAGAAAGTAGAGTTGAAACAAATGAAACAGAGAAGAAACCCATTAAAAATTCCCAAACAGCTCCTGGAAAACAACTAACTCAGGATCAAAAAGATACCCAAAGTAAAGAAGGCTTGCAAGGTAAAAAGGATCCTTCAAACAAGCTGGTAATGCATCCTACTGATCAAAAAGAGAGAGCTTCAGAAAAACCAaaggataaagatgaaaaagacaGTACAGAAAAAGTAAAGCAAGGTTTATTTTTCCAAGATATCAAATTAAAGAAAGCTAAAACAAATATTCCTGAAAAAACAAGACCAGAAAACAAAAACTTTCTTGAAGAAGTCAAATTACGGAAGGTTGAGACAAAACCGCGTCCTGTTCACCGT GTAAATAGTGTAGTAGAGTTCTCAGATGATGAGGATGACTTCTTAGAAGAAAGA AGTGAAGAATCTGATACAGAATCAGAGTCAGAGGACTCAGAAGAGGAAACTGATGAAGACGAGGAAACATCAGAAGAagaatcagaggaggaggaggaggaggaggaggaggaggagaaacaaacaaaaatagataataaggCTAAGAAGACT GAAACACCACAGCCCACTCCTCAGACCAACACTCCG TTTGAGGAAGTTCCAAGGTGGGAGGAGCCATTAACTGAAGag GAAGAACCAGAGTTGATTTGGGACCAGTCTACAGAAGACATAATCTCTCAG TCTAACAATACTCTGGAAAGTCCTGTTCCATGGTGGGAACAACCTCAGGATGCAGGG TCTAACAATGCTCTGGAAAGTCCTGTTCCATGGTGGGAACAACCTCAGGATGCAGGG TCTAACAATACTCTGGAAAGTCCTGTTCCATGGTGGGAACAACCTCAGGATGCAGGG TCTAACAATGCTCTGGAAAGTCCTGTTCCATGGTGGGAACAACCTCAGGATGCCAGG GAATGGAGTCCAGGTTCACCAGTTTTCAAGAAAGATGTGTTTGAGAGTATG AAGGTGCAATCCCAgccaccaccccctccaccaccaccatcatctaaaaaacaaaaa GATGAAGGCTCAGgacctcccccacctcccccaatGCCTggactgccaccaccaccaccacctcagcctGGGAGCCACCCAAAGAGACCAACTTCTGCTGTCAAGAAACAAAAACTTGACCAACTTAAAAAGGCCGCCCGATCACGACCTGATTGGAATGGTCTACTGCGAGATATTGAG AGTGGTATTAAGCTTCGACGCTTGCCCTCCTGTGACAAAATGGACAGATCCACCCCTATGCTTCCAAACTCCAGAGGGAAAGGTGGCAAG TTCGTCTATGAATCAGAGAAGCCCATGGCCCACAATCAGTTGCTTCATGAAATTCATCGAGGTGTGAAGTTGCGTAAGGTCAAGACCAATGACAGGAGCAAGCCATGCTTCAAGGCTCTAG gtgTGAAGAAACTTCGCCGTCAACTTACtatggaaaacatcaacaaactGGAGAGCATTCCATCCTCCtcagatgaggaagaagatatTGATAAGATGAGGGATGACCTGCAGGCTACCAAAGGACAGCTTGAAGATGAGattaagaatagaaagaaactgGAAAGAGAAAGCAAGATTTATAAAATTGACATAGCTGCTTTACAAGCAGAAGTAAAAAGGCTGAAAAGACAACTAAGAAGTGCAGGCATTAATGATCCAAAGCCAATGACTAATGGTGAAGCAGATGAAATTGTGCCAAAATTAGAAAAATCCATGAGTAAATTACGAATGCATGAAGATGAAGTTTTGGACTTCTCTGAATTAGATACATTAGAGACTGAAATTAATAACCTTAAAGGTCAAGTAGATTCATACAAGAAACAAGCTGAGGActatacaaataaatacaatgaagtTAACCAAAAGTTAATTGTAGCTGAAAATTCTGCTTCAGAATGGGAGCTCCGTAGCAACTATTATGAAAAGAAATTCAAGGCCTTGCAGAAGGAACACTGCATTGAGCTCCCAGATATAGAAATTGTTGGTGTACAGACAGATCCTATAGATtttactccaccaccaccttcatcaccgaCAGAGGATGATGATAGGATACCTTTCCCCATGCCATCAAAATCAGGTTCCCGCAGAAGCTTTGCTTCATCAGTTCATAAAATGGAGAGctttaaagaggaggaagaggatgatgaagatgatgatgaggaggaggaggaaactgaagaAGAATCTGAAGAAtctgaagaagaaacagaagaggaagatgaagagaaagcaGCAGAGAAAAGAGCTCAAAATGCTGCACGAAGATTAGAAAGAGACATCAAGCTGATGACTAACAAACTTAATAACATAAAgtccaaagaagaaagaacacgagaggaaagaaagacaataagGGACAGAATGATAAAATGTTGTCATGACATGAAGGCTGAACGAGAGATGTACTTTAAAACTAAGAGAGAACTTGATGAAATGGCATCAGCTTTCAAAGCAtctgatgatgaagatgacagtagtgaagatgaagatgattcTGATGATTCTGATGATTCTGATGAGGAGGAAGTTcctaggaagaaagaagagggtgaAGAATGGTGGCTTGATGATACCACCAAAAAGCCAATAAAacttaagaagaaaaagaaaaagaaacttgatgctaatggagaagaggaaaaagattcTGAACAATTGCCTGATATACAAGAACCTGTGTGGAGTGAGTCTGAGCAAGAAGAGAGTGAGGTggatgatgaaaagaatgacAGTGAGAAAAGATTGACTAAACTTAAAACTAGAACACAAAAGCATGAGCAAAAACATGCCACTCTCAGGAAGGATGTAAGTGCTCTGAAGACTAAGTTAGAACATTCTGAAGAATTGCTTGCTGCAGAGAAGCGGAGACGCCAAAGATTGGATGAGGAACTTCACATTATGTTGGCTGAGTTATCATAG
- the LOC135110966 gene encoding trichohyalin-like isoform X19 produces MVSAHNWRLACIACPSLPVLYALTSSDLETDATLLITDNRAYGWPPKGSGIREPSKSESPGSERQWQGDSWRRPNRWDQSPQTPTQQSMPSTPQPVQSAEPQANLVREPPVNSTMSVHAGDGDTLTGTWTPVQPATDSKQQQQANTNPPAKMSATVLRKRSADPPLAPQNECVTRVSQGQTDQGENREVRQPQQIRTRKIDTEPQNDRNSTDNNTKNKQEATDARPPIKRWRSRDETNPVKPRDDLTDRKNIFQRENSRDEERFRQEREKREELRNKRDELRRREQTEREKREELRKTEQEKEQENRSSIDDIRKRHEREREELRRLQEERDRQEAQMRQKSERDKIVNQQMNEKAEKDKQTGLNNQNKPLLRKTSRPEPEEVLRKTSRPEPEVLRKTSQLEPEQLLRKTSRPEPEEVLRKTSKPEPEVLRKTSRPEPEERVRKTSHPEPERMLKKTSRPEPEEVLRKTSRPEPEGLRKTSKPEPEGLLRKTSKIEPEEVLRKTSKLEPEGLLRKTSRPEPEGTLRKISKPESEGAQRKTSQPEPERVLRKTSGQETSEAPRKTSNQEPDKMCRKTSTEQMLKRSSKQEPEELLGKTSKQESDNEEPECLQDRVSRFGVQLRSRKQSNPPPPPKGPLPSESEEDLALMNDKNKLSNIKNKWESKIQNENEQRDRRRSLTQKPNKMENETSRKESMIENKPESRVETNETEKKPIKNSQTAPGKQLTQDQKDTQSKEGLQGKKDPSNKLVMHPTDQKERASEKPKDKDEKDSTEKVKQGLFFQDIKLKKAKTNIPEKTRPENKNFLEEVKLRKVETKPRPVHRVNSVVEFSDDEDDFLEERSEESDTESESEDSEEETDEDEETSEEESEEEEEEEEEEEKQTKIDNKAKKTETPQPTPQTNTPFEEVPRWEEPLTEEEEPELIWDQSTEDIISQSNNTLESPVPWWEQPQDAGSNNALESPVPWWEQPQDAGSNNTLESPVPWWEQPQDAGSNNALESPVPWWEQPQDAREWSPGSPVFKKDVFESMKVQSQPPPPPPPPSSKKQKDEGSGPPPPPPMPGLPPPPPPQPGSHPKRPTSAVKKQKLDQLKKAARSRPDWNGLLRDIESGIKLRRLPSCDKMDRSTPMLPNSRGKGGKFVYESEKPMAHNQLLHEIHRGVKLRKVKTNDRSKPCFKALGVKKLRRQLTMENINKLESIPSSSDEEEDIDKMRDDLQATKGQLEDEIKNRKKLERESKIYKIDIAALQAEVKRLKRQLRSAGINDPKPMTNGEADEIVPKLEKSMSKLRMHEDEVLDFSELDTLETEINNLKGQVDSYKKQAEDYTNKYNEVNQKLIVAENSASEWELRSNYYEKKFKALQKEHCIELPDIEIVGVQTDPIDFTPPPPSSPTEDDDRIPFPMPSKSGSRRSFASSVHKMESFKEEEEDDEDDDEEEEETEEESEESEEETEEEDEEKAAEKRAQNAARRLERDIKLMTNKLNNIKSKEERTREERKTIRDRMIKCCHDMKAEREMYFKTKRELDEMASAFKASDDEDDSSEDEDDSDDSDDSDEEEVPRKKEEGEEWWLDDTTKKPIKLKKKKKKKLDANGEEEKDSEQLPDIQEPVWSESEQEESEVDDEKNDSEKRLTKLKTRTQKHEQKHATLRKDVSALKTKLEHSEELLAAEKRRRQRLDEELHIMLAELS; encoded by the exons GCCTCCTAAAGGATCAGGAATTCGAGAGCCTTCAAAATCTGAAAGTCCTGGTTCTGAGCGTCAGTGGCAAGGAGACTCTTGGAGGCGACCCAATCGCTGGGACCAGTCACCACAAACTCCGACACAGCAGTCCATGCCTTCCACACCACAACCTGTCCAGTCTGCAGAGCCACAAGCAAATCTTGTCAGG GAGCCTCCAGTCAACAGCACTATGTCAGTGCATGCAGGTGATGGTGACACCTTGACTGGG ACCTGGACTCCAGTTCAGCCAGCAACAGACAGCAAACAACAGCAA CAAGCAAACACAAATCCTCCAGCAAAAATGTCAGCTACAGTGCTCAGAAAAAGGAGTGCTGACCCACCACTTGCCCCACAGAATGAATGTGTAACTAGGGTCAGCCAAGGTCAGACAGACCAGGGAGAGAACAGGGAAGTAAGGCAGCCACAGCAGATAAGAACACGGAAAATAGACACTGAACCTCAGAATGACAGAAACTCTACAGATAATAATACAAAGAACAAGCAGGAAGCTACTGATGCACGTCCACCCATAAAAAGATGGAGGAGCAGGGATGAAACAAATCCTGTGAAACCCAGGGATGATTtaacagacagaaaaaatatatttcagaGGGAAAACAGCAGAGATGAAGAGCGTTtcagacaagaaagagaaaaaagggaagagctgagaaataaaagagatgaacttaggagaagagaacaaactgaaagagaaaagagagaggaactaCGAAAGACGGAAcaggaaaaagaacaggaaaacagaAGTTCAATAGATGATATACGCAAaagacatgaaagagagagagaagaactgaGGCGATTacaggaggaaagagacagacaggaagcaCAAATGAGACAGAAATCAGAAAGAGACAAGATAGTCAATCagcaaatgaatgaaaaggCTGAGAAAGATAAGCAAACAGGACTAAATAATCAGAATAAACCACTTTTAAGAAAGACTAGTAGACCTGAGCCTGAAGAAGTGTTGAGGAAGACCAGTCGACCTGAGCCTGAAGTACTGAGAAAGACAAGTCAGCTGGAACCTGAACAACTGTTACGGAAGACCAGTCGTCCTGAGCCTGAAGAGGTGTTGAGAAAGACTAGTAAACCTGAGCCTGAAGTACTGAGAAAGACCAGTCGACCTGAGCctgaagaaagagtgagaaaaacaaGTCATCCAGAGCCTGAACGAATGCTTAAGAAAACCAGTCGACCTGAGCCTGAAGAAGTGCTGAGAAAAACCAGTAGACCAGAGCCTGAAGGACTCAGGAAGACCAGTAAACCAGAGCCTGAAGGATTACTGAGAAAAACTAGCAAAATTGAGCCTGAAGAAGTGTTGAGAAAGACCAGTAAATTAGAGCCAGAGGGACTACTGAGAAAAACTAGTCGGCCAGAACCGGAAGGAACACTGAGGAAAATTAGTAAACCAGAGTCTGAAGGGGCACAAAGAAAGACTAGCCAACCTGAACCTGAAAGAGTATTGCGAAAAACAAGTGGTCAAGAAACTTCAGAAGCTCCCAGGAAGACAAGTAATCAAGAACCTGATAAAATGTGCAGAAAAACTAGCACTGAGCAAATGCTAAAAAGGAGCAGTAAACAAGAGCCTGAAGAATTACTGGGGAAAACTAGTAAACAAGAGAGTGATAATGAAGAGCCAGAATGCTTGCAGGACAGAGTAAGTAGGTTTGGTGTACAGCTAAGATCCAGGAAGCAGtcaaatccaccaccaccacctaaagGACCTCTTCCCTCTGAAAGTGAAGAAGACTTGGCTCTCATGAATGACAAGAATAAGTTGTCTAATATCAAAAATAAATGGgagtcaaaaatacaaaatgaaaatgaacagAGAGATAGAAGGCGAAGTTTGACCCAAAAACCtaataaaatggaaaatgaaacaaGTAGGAAGGAGTCCATGATTGAAAACAAACCAGAAAGTAGAGTTGAAACAAATGAAACAGAGAAGAAACCCATTAAAAATTCCCAAACAGCTCCTGGAAAACAACTAACTCAGGATCAAAAAGATACCCAAAGTAAAGAAGGCTTGCAAGGTAAAAAGGATCCTTCAAACAAGCTGGTAATGCATCCTACTGATCAAAAAGAGAGAGCTTCAGAAAAACCAaaggataaagatgaaaaagacaGTACAGAAAAAGTAAAGCAAGGTTTATTTTTCCAAGATATCAAATTAAAGAAAGCTAAAACAAATATTCCTGAAAAAACAAGACCAGAAAACAAAAACTTTCTTGAAGAAGTCAAATTACGGAAGGTTGAGACAAAACCGCGTCCTGTTCACCGT GTAAATAGTGTAGTAGAGTTCTCAGATGATGAGGATGACTTCTTAGAAGAAAGA AGTGAAGAATCTGATACAGAATCAGAGTCAGAGGACTCAGAAGAGGAAACTGATGAAGACGAGGAAACATCAGAAGAagaatcagaggaggaggaggaggaggaggaggaggaggagaaacaaacaaaaatagataataaggCTAAGAAGACT GAAACACCACAGCCCACTCCTCAGACCAACACTCCG TTTGAGGAAGTTCCAAGGTGGGAGGAGCCATTAACTGAAGag GAAGAACCAGAGTTGATTTGGGACCAGTCTACAGAAGACATAATCTCTCAG TCTAACAATACTCTGGAAAGTCCTGTTCCATGGTGGGAACAACCTCAGGATGCAGGG TCTAACAATGCTCTGGAAAGTCCTGTTCCATGGTGGGAACAACCTCAGGATGCAGGG TCTAACAATACTCTGGAAAGTCCTGTTCCATGGTGGGAACAACCTCAGGATGCAGGG TCTAACAATGCTCTGGAAAGTCCTGTTCCATGGTGGGAACAACCTCAGGATGCCAGG GAATGGAGTCCAGGTTCACCAGTTTTCAAGAAAGATGTGTTTGAGAGTATG AAGGTGCAATCCCAgccaccaccccctccaccaccaccatcatctaaaaaacaaaaa GATGAAGGCTCAGgacctcccccacctcccccaatGCCTggactgccaccaccaccaccacctcagcctGGGAGCCACCCAAAGAGACCAACTTCTGCTGTCAAGAAACAAAAACTTGACCAACTTAAAAAGGCCGCCCGATCACGACCTGATTGGAATGGTCTACTGCGAGATATTGAG AGTGGTATTAAGCTTCGACGCTTGCCCTCCTGTGACAAAATGGACAGATCCACCCCTATGCTTCCAAACTCCAGAGGGAAAGGTGGCAAG TTCGTCTATGAATCAGAGAAGCCCATGGCCCACAATCAGTTGCTTCATGAAATTCATCGAGGTGTGAAGTTGCGTAAGGTCAAGACCAATGACAGGAGCAAGCCATGCTTCAAGGCTCTAG gtgTGAAGAAACTTCGCCGTCAACTTACtatggaaaacatcaacaaactGGAGAGCATTCCATCCTCCtcagatgaggaagaagatatTGATAAGATGAGGGATGACCTGCAGGCTACCAAAGGACAGCTTGAAGATGAGattaagaatagaaagaaactgGAAAGAGAAAGCAAGATTTATAAAATTGACATAGCTGCTTTACAAGCAGAAGTAAAAAGGCTGAAAAGACAACTAAGAAGTGCAGGCATTAATGATCCAAAGCCAATGACTAATGGTGAAGCAGATGAAATTGTGCCAAAATTAGAAAAATCCATGAGTAAATTACGAATGCATGAAGATGAAGTTTTGGACTTCTCTGAATTAGATACATTAGAGACTGAAATTAATAACCTTAAAGGTCAAGTAGATTCATACAAGAAACAAGCTGAGGActatacaaataaatacaatgaagtTAACCAAAAGTTAATTGTAGCTGAAAATTCTGCTTCAGAATGGGAGCTCCGTAGCAACTATTATGAAAAGAAATTCAAGGCCTTGCAGAAGGAACACTGCATTGAGCTCCCAGATATAGAAATTGTTGGTGTACAGACAGATCCTATAGATtttactccaccaccaccttcatcaccgaCAGAGGATGATGATAGGATACCTTTCCCCATGCCATCAAAATCAGGTTCCCGCAGAAGCTTTGCTTCATCAGTTCATAAAATGGAGAGctttaaagaggaggaagaggatgatgaagatgatgatgaggaggaggaggaaactgaagaAGAATCTGAAGAAtctgaagaagaaacagaagaggaagatgaagagaaagcaGCAGAGAAAAGAGCTCAAAATGCTGCACGAAGATTAGAAAGAGACATCAAGCTGATGACTAACAAACTTAATAACATAAAgtccaaagaagaaagaacacgagaggaaagaaagacaataagGGACAGAATGATAAAATGTTGTCATGACATGAAGGCTGAACGAGAGATGTACTTTAAAACTAAGAGAGAACTTGATGAAATGGCATCAGCTTTCAAAGCAtctgatgatgaagatgacagtagtgaagatgaagatgattcTGATGATTCTGATGATTCTGATGAGGAGGAAGTTcctaggaagaaagaagagggtgaAGAATGGTGGCTTGATGATACCACCAAAAAGCCAATAAAacttaagaagaaaaagaaaaagaaacttgatgctaatggagaagaggaaaaagattcTGAACAATTGCCTGATATACAAGAACCTGTGTGGAGTGAGTCTGAGCAAGAAGAGAGTGAGGTggatgatgaaaagaatgacAGTGAGAAAAGATTGACTAAACTTAAAACTAGAACACAAAAGCATGAGCAAAAACATGCCACTCTCAGGAAGGATGTAAGTGCTCTGAAGACTAAGTTAGAACATTCTGAAGAATTGCTTGCTGCAGAGAAGCGGAGACGCCAAAGATTGGATGAGGAACTTCACATTATGTTGGCTGAGTTATCATAG